A window of Danaus plexippus chromosome 12, MEX_DaPlex, whole genome shotgun sequence contains these coding sequences:
- the LOC133319100 gene encoding uncharacterized protein LOC133319100 isoform X1 — translation MAAAGSAQLTYRDVLAPSRPTCEDPHAPTYIRRKSRGRGAIGRGIAHANCFPAAGRLMRAGRAGAGGGSGARAHRPPSRSGAAPARGRERDGDSSRSQRRLVNTNRPKSRDKYSTFTTRTHTAARPAPCDAHRRTRLANRSLAAAPLCYF, via the exons ATGGCGGCCGCAGGAAGTGCGCAGCTTACCTACCGGGACGTCCTCGCACCGAGCCGACCGACGTGCGAGGACCCGCATGCGCCGACATACATACGACGAAAA AGCAGAGGCCGCGGGGCGATCGGACGCGGAATCGCACACGCGAACTGCTTCCCCGCCGCGGGGAGACTGATGAGGGCAGGCCGCGCCGGCGCCGGCGGAGGCTCCGGCGCACGCGCACACCGCCCGCCGTCCCGCTCCGGCGCCGCCCCGGCCCGCGGGAGGGAGCGGGACGGAGACAGCTCGCGATCACAGCGCCGACTCGTGAACACCAATAGACCGAAGAGTAGGGACAAATATTCGACCTTCACTACGCGCACGCACACAGCCGCCCGCCCGGCTCCGTGTGACGCACACAGGCGCACGCGCCTCGCGAATCGTTCGCTCGCCGCAGCGCCGCTGTGCTACTTTTGA
- the LOC133319100 gene encoding uncharacterized protein LOC133319100 isoform X2, whose product MNRGTSLIDLSGVSGVAGAQPARAAPRHATPAAAPRRPTDIPTEHGGRRKCAAYLPGRPRTEPTDVRGPACADIHTTKKQRPRGDRTRNRTRELLPRRGETDEGRPRRRRRRLRRTRTPPAVPLRRRPGPREGAGRRQLAITAPTREHQ is encoded by the exons ATGAATAGAGGGACGTCGCTCATTGACCTGAGCGGCGTCAGCGGCGTCGCCGGCGCCCAGCCCGCCCGCGCCGCGCCGCGCCACGCCACGCCGGCCGCCGCGCCGCGCCGCCCGACGGACATTCCCACCGAACATGGCGGCCGCAGGAAGTGCGCAGCTTACCTACCGGGACGTCCTCGCACCGAGCCGACCGACGTGCGAGGACCCGCATGCGCCGACATACATACGACGAAAA AGCAGAGGCCGCGGGGCGATCGGACGCGGAATCGCACACGCGAACTGCTTCCCCGCCGCGGGGAGACTGATGAGGGCAGGCCGCGCCGGCGCCGGCGGAGGCTCCGGCGCACGCGCACACCGCCCGCCGTCCCGCTCCGGCGCCGCCCCGGCCCGCGGGAGGGAGCGGGACGGAGACAGCTCGCGATCACAGCGCCGACTCGTGAACACCAATAG
- the LOC116772744 gene encoding LOW QUALITY PROTEIN: ribonucleases P/MRP protein subunit POP1 (The sequence of the model RefSeq protein was modified relative to this genomic sequence to represent the inferred CDS: inserted 2 bases in 2 codons; deleted 1 base in 1 codon), with protein MEPTEFDAALGGTEHLPHTANSLKFAAARSIEIATMTESILRPSKTKLIFQCLPVHMRRRVMSHNCKRLPRRLRLGHLEQLKKSGSPPKQKRPSRKFRRRPTNLLNEYNRRQKNKIWLETHIWHAKRFHMVERWGHRLPHRPCDKAFRACYRASSAHCLLQDISYYTPIQIKGQIDSIKDIFCNITSNNCGLGICAKAFLKGNRRXYYDLYMKDCYPFGFVGKVEFLWVCINDSNKELWLFVHPSQVKQVELLLNDITKAGESMITSGAETDTIATKKRKISTKYSEVQINVKYKLFNRFRLTGPRSHAVLVKSLKCVKDVERLKQISVRAQHTRNTNLFLKEKYEYWENVGLMNSPAHMPPGAIIGLVVKDPRLSRPSKRTKAEIKSTKQCNIELLLNNPPHTSRSPLWDETVCDIIKRNKVTNSEYIEHITQTQLIPGEVNEDDPFLQNLPIVLLQRPGSQDSFYKKVGYGSGWDIILPAEYGLPFWLTFIMFGARSGGLRETESVALEMGEIYMPPDSEAGLLEEMRLESELKEKYFRRPPSKRVNYIKFAVPSPFKCPWSVLLKDWSDNKQEKFYVLRDKVLLEELQVCIDRKKQIPHIANCDACLIPLYVKVEGKGNLTSHAMICFPLPQDVCSXNPVMEPHHTDENLKLRRQKRQEHKKLLKQKRRRQIKLKAKQKLLNQVTKQKVQHNKHEPSDYVKSMRELWLPSSIETVRHVPSRQVMGYISQAAFSFSEARCCGIGYVALNALNQLLEQRINQVLIRNTTSRKYTLANINIIKTP; from the exons ATGGAACCAACGGAATTTGATGCTGCTTTAGGTGGAACTGAACATCTTCCACATACTGCAAATAGCCTGAAATTTGCTGCCGCCCGAAGCATTGAAATTGCAACAATGACCGAAAGTATATTACGACCAAGTAAAACTAAACTAATTTTTCAATGCTTACCAGTTCACATGCGTCGTAGGGTTATGAGCCACAACTGTAAACGTTTGCCTAGACGGTTACGTTTAGGACATTTAGAACAGCTAAAGAAAAGTGGATCACCTCCAAAACAAAAGCGTCCATCTCGCAAGTTCAGACGCCGTCCTACGAACCTTTTAAACGAATACAATAGACggcagaaaaataaaatatggctCGAAACCCACATATGGCATGCGAAACGATTTCATATGGTAGAGCGTTGGGGTCACCGTCTACCACACCGACCCTGCGACAAAGCATTCAGAGCTTGTTATAGAGCCAGTTCTGCACATTGTCTTTTGCaagatatttcttattacaCACCTATTCAAATTAAGGGTCAAATAGACagtataaaagatattttttgtaacataacTAGTAACAACTGTGGATTAGGTATCTGTGCAAAAGCTTTCTTAAAAGGCAATAGAA GGTActatgatttatatatgaaagatTGTTACCCCTTTGGATTTGTTGGAAAAGTTGAATTTTTATGGGTGTGTATCAATGACTCTAATAAAGAACTTTGGCTCTTTGTTCATCCATCTCAAGTGAAACAAGtggaattacttttaaatgatataactaAAGCTGGTGAGAGTATGATCACTTCAGGTGCCGAGACGGACACAATTGCTActaaaaagagaaaaataagtACTAAATATTCTGAAGTGCAaatcaatgtaaaatataaattattcaatagatTCCGTTTGACTGGGCCAAGGAGTCATGCAGTGTTAGTCAAGTCACTGAAATGTGTTAAAGATGTGGAAAGGTTGAAACAAATAAGT GTTAGAGCACAGCATACAAGGAATACAAACTTATTTCTCAaggaaaaatatgaatactgGGAGAATGTTGGTCTCATGAACTCCCCTGCACATATGCCACCGGGTGCAATTATCGGTTTGGTCGTAAAAGATCCTCGGTTAAGTAGACCCTCAAAACGAACTAAAGCAGAAATAAAAAGTACTAAACaatgtaatattgaattattacttaataatccACCACATACATCCAGATCACCATTATGGGATGAGACGGTCTGTGATATTATTAAGAGAAATAAAGTGACTAACTCCGAATACATTGAACATATAACGCAGACACAGCTTATACCAGGCGAGGTAAATGAGGATGATCCATTCCTACAGAACCTTCCCATTGTGTTACTACAGAGACCTGGTTCCCAAGattccttttataaaaaagttg gCTATGGTAGTGGATGGGACATAATTTTACCAGCGGAATATGGTCTTCCATTCtggttaacatttattatgtttggGGCTAGATCGGGCGGTCTGAGAGAGACAGAGAGTGTTGCTTTGGAAATGGGTGAAATTTACATGCCACCTGACTCTGAAGCTGGGTTATTAGAGGAGATGAGATTAGAATCAGAACtgaaagaaaagtattttagaaGACCACCCAGCAAACGAGTTAATTACATCAAGTTCGCTGTCCCTAGCCCATTTAAATGTCCCTggagtgttttattaaaagactGGAGCgataataaacaagaaaaattttatgtacttaGAGATAAAGTGCTACTAGAAGAATTACAG gtTTGTATAGACAGAAAAAAGCAAATCCCACATATTGCTAACTGCGATGCTTGTTTGATACCTTTATATGTAAAAGTAGAAGGGAAAGGAAATTTAACGAGTCATGCCATGATATGTTTCCCACTTCCGCAAGATGTGTGCT AAAATCCTGTCATGGAACCTCACCACACAGATGAAAATCTAAAATTGAGACGTCAAAAAAGACAAGaacataaaaagttattgaagCAAAAAAGAAGAAGACAAATCAAGCTGAAAGCAaaacagaaattattaaatcag GTTACGAAGCAAAAAGTTCAACATAACAAACATGAACCGTCAGATTACGTGAAGAGTATGAGAGAGTTATGGCTCCCGTCTAGCATTGAAACCGTTAGACATGTTCCCAGCCGGCAGGTCATGGGATATATATCTCAAGCAGCATTTAGTTTTTCAGAAGCCAGGTGCTGCGGAATCGGTTATGTGGCCCTCAACGCCCTCAACCAGCTATTAGAGCAAAGAATTAATCAGGTTCTCATCAGAAATACTACTTCCAGAAAATATACGTTAGCAaacatcaatataattaaaacaccgtag
- the LOC116772588 gene encoding zinc finger CCCH domain-containing protein 18, with amino-acid sequence MDSEDSRDATGDGRSSSSSSSSSSRSRRSSSSDSFKKNPKSPPQRPKSPKSNGPRFHSPGSHSQSPHRSSDKAPQSQDNLSGAHSDINSPENSMPASPFGPKSPDAPKSPSEVGSNIGSPEQPEHYSSNRSGGEGPKTPQSPASSVKSAPGSPTSRSQPISPDSASQITSPSRYRDSWSPSYNNRRASPHSSPTASPVKKNDWSPKENWRRHTKAEQKMVPTPRNRSRSDSSRSSQSSSYNKRTNTKDPATEEISDGEMESDQEDNKSRRKSPSSEKHEKENNISHEDLSDVSDEDSDTQDDNKDMKTKPNPPSTDKKNEIFNGNDGEISQLSSIWRVERMLKKQKSKVSQEKTNNTEDGEEQLDFEAEEGECIETTKTKDQSNGDVDSQSNEKEEVKAGRRSRGSSLEEGEVSDEAERRPEESEPRPVCRFFSRGACTWGVSCRFLHPGVTDKGNYNMFDVVRGVPSGTIPAPRDSAPPESAWERGLRTAKEMVRIANKRKEQDMDFEEKKLHLSVGGVVHDPDAELAYAAAAVGASPPHDLPATHRDPEMYRSPYGVMYRGRFPRPPVDERFYERERGYERERVYERPPYYEDMPVPDDMTYHKRRVRSSREVIVQRAEVERREGRAREARDGRDARDGREARDGRGDEWADPWMRAEPAARRRRPPSSEDSYSSSSSSNSSSRSSGSPGARRKRRASSSSRQRLSPSVIVRERRLATARATAMNPPAPRRRAPSPAAARQLAVNPPPPVPHRHKDELDPYGRNKLSNRSRNRKKYSRSSSSGSESSSSSSESESESRSSSTSGSSGTRRARHARLLNAAARPRMNAKPNSGLPAAVSTVTSKKEASSDKEITGKKRSATSPVGGAPAKKSVSRREELLKQLKAVEDAIARKRSKI; translated from the exons ATGGATTCTGAAGATTCTCGTGATGCCACTGGAGATGGCCGTTCATCATCCAGCAGTAGTAGCTCAAGTTCCAGGAGTCGCCGTAGTTCATCATCagatagttttaaaaagaatccCAAGTCCCCACCTCAAAGACCCAAATCTCCAAAATCTAATGGACCCCGTTTCCACTCCCCAGGGAGTCACTCTCAATCACCTCACAGAAGTTCTGACAAAGCCCCACAGTCACAAGATAACTTAAGTGGTGCACATTCAGACATTAATTCACCAGAGAATTCAATGCCTGCTTCTCCTTTTGGGCCAAAATCTCCTGATGCCCCTAAGTCTCCAAGTGAAGTGGGTTCCAATATAGGATCTCCCGAACAACCTGAGCACTATTCATCCAATCGTTCAGGAGGTGAGGGTCCTAAAACTCCTCAATCTCCTGCTAGTTCAGTAAAATCTGCTCCAGGTTCACCAACTAGTAGATCCCAACCAATATCACCCGACTCAGCATCCCAAATCACAAGTCCATCTAGATATCGTGATTCTTGGTCGCCTTCCTACAATAATCGTAGAGCATCTCCTCATTCCTCCCCTACTGCTTCTCCTGTTAAGAAAAATGACTGGAGTCCTAAAGAGAATTGGCGACGGCATACAAAGGCAGAACAGAAAATGGTTCCCACTCCAAGAAATAGAAGTAGGTCGGATTCAAGTCGATCCAGTCAAAGTTCATCATACAATAAGAGAACAAACACTAAAGATCCCGCCACTGAAGAAATATCTGACG GGGAAATGGAATCGGATCAAGAGGACAATAAGTCCAGACGCAAGTCTCCGAGCAGCGAGAAACATGAAAAAGAGAATAATATCAGTCATGAAGATTTAAGTGATGTGTCAGACGAGGACTCCGACACACAAGATGACAATAAAGACATGAAG acCAAACCAAACCCCCCATCCACTGAtaagaaaaatgaaatttttaatggtAATGATGGTGAAATTTCACAGCTGTCTTCTATTTGGAGGGTGGAAAGAATGctaaaaaaacagaaaag TAAGGTGTCAcaagaaaaaacaaacaatacagAAGACGGCGAGGAACAGTTGGACTTTGAAGCTGAAGAAGGAGAGTGTATTGAAACGACAAAGACAAAAGATCAATCTAACGGGGATGTTGATAGTCAGAGCAATGAGAAAG agGAAGTGAAAGCGGGTCGTAGATCGCGAGGTTCTTCTCTAGAAGAGGGCGAGGTGTCTGACGAGGCAGAGCGTCGGCCCGAGGAGAGTGAACCGCGACCGGTCTGCAGATTCTTCTCACGGGGCGCCTGCACCTGGGGAGTCAGCTGCAG GTTCCTGCATCCCGGTGTAACGGACAAAGGTAACTACAACATGTTTGATGTGGTCCGAGGTGTACCCAGTGGAACCATTCCCGCGCCGAGGGACTCCGCCCCGCCAGAGTCGGCCTGGGAACGGGGATTGCGGACTGCCAAAGAA ATGGTGAGAATAGCAAACAAGCGGAAGGAACAAGACATGGACTTCGAGGAGAAGAAGCTTCACCTCTCGGTCGGGGGCGTCGTCCATGATCCTGACGCGGAGCTCGCGTACGCCGCGGCCGCCGTGGGTGCTTCGCCCCCTCATGACCTACCAGCCACACACAGAGACCCGGAAATGTACAG ATCCCCGTATGGTGTGATGTACCGCGGAAGGTTCCCTCGTCCGCCGGTGGACGAGAGGTTCTACGAGCGGGAGCGAGGCTACGAGCGGGAGAGGGTCTACGAGCGACCTCCCTACTACGAGGACATGCCTGTTCCTGACGATATGACGTATCACAAG CGACGGGTCCGGTCATCCCGAGAGGTGATCGTCCAGCGGGCGGAGGTGGAGCGGCGTGAGGGACGGGCCCGCGAAGCGCGGGACGGACGGGACGCTCGGGACGGAAGGGAAGCGCGGGACGGGCGAGGGGACGAGTGGGCCGACCCATGGATGAGGGCCGAGCCCGCCGCCAGGAGACGACGACCGCCTTCATCCGAGGACTCGTACTCCTCCTCCAG CTCTTCAAATTCCAGTTCGCGTAGTTCAGGCAGTCCTGGCGCGAGGCGTAAAAGAAGAGCATCATCATCATCGCGACAAAG ATTATCACCGTCGGTGATAGTACGCGAGCGACGTCTGGCGACCGCTCGTGCTACGGCTATGAACCCGCCCGCTCCTCGCAGACGTGCGCCCTCGCCGGCCGCCGCTCGCCAACTGGCCGTCAACCCGCCGCCGCCGGTTCCACACAGACATAAG GATGAGCTGGATCCGTACGGTCGTAACAAATTATCGAATCGCAGTAGaaatagaaagaaatattcaaGATCGTCGTCTTCGGGGTcag AGTCATCGTCATCGTCAAGTGAATCTGAGAGTGAGTCGCGATCGTCTTCGACTTCTGGAAGTTCTGGGACAAGACGCGCACGACACGCTCGACTGTTGAATGCAGCGGCCAGACCGAG GATGAACGCTAAGCCTAATTCAGGATTACCTGCAGCAGTGTCGACGGTGACAAGCAAAAAGGAAGCTTCAAGTGACAAAG aAATAACGGGTAAAAAACGATCAGCCACGTCACCGGTGGGTGGAGCGCCGGCCAAGAAATCTGTGTCTAGAAGGGAAGAGCTGTTGAAACAGCTGAAGGCTGTCGAGGACGCCATCGCCAGGAAAAGATCCAAGATATAG
- the LOC116772497 gene encoding meiotic recombination protein DMC1/LIM15 homolog isoform X1, with the protein MLEQTLDDNISENDEEEIFFQDVDTLQKHGINVADIKKLKGAGICTIKGIQMTTKKKLCNIKGFSDAKVEKIKEACLKVVSLGFMTALEVSDKRKHVFKISTGSSEFDKLLAGGIESMSITEVFGEFRTGKTQLSHTLCVTTQIPNSSGYSGGKVMFLDTEHTFRPDRLRPIADRFNLEQNAVLDNVLYARAYTSEHQAELLDFVAAKFHEEAGVFKLLIIDSVMALFRVDFSGRGELADRQQKLAQVLSRLQKISEEYNVAVFITNQMTADPGATLSFQADPKKPIGGNILAHASTTRIYLRKGRGENRIAKIYDSPDLPESEVTFAITNGGVADSKD; encoded by the exons ATGTTGGAACAAACACTAGATGATAATATTTCTGAAAATGACGAAGaagaaattttctttcaaGATGTGGATACTTTACAAAAGCATGGTATTAATGTAGcagatattaaaaagttaaaaggtGCTGGCATTTGTACTATAAAAGGAATCCAAATGACTACTAAAAAGAagctttgtaatataaaaggaTTTTCTGATGCGaaagtagaaaaaataaaggaaGCTTGTTTAAAAGTCGTCTCTTTAGGTTTTATGACCGCTCTAGAAGTCAGTGATAAACGGAagcatgtttttaaaataagtactgGTAGTAGCGAGTTTGA TAAACTTTTGGCTGGAGGTATAGAATCAATGTCTATAACGGAAGTATTCGGCGAATTCCGAACTGGCAAAACTCAATTATCTCATACTCTTTGCGTTACGACACAAATCCCCAATTCCTCTGGCTACAGTGGTGGCAAGGTCATGTTTCTAGACACTGAACACACTTT CCGTCCTGATAGGTTGAGACCCATTGCGGACAGATTTAATCTAGAACAAAACGCTGTACTGGACAACGTTTTATACGCGAGAGCTTATACATCGGAACACCAG GCGGAACTGCTAGACTTTGTAGCTGCTAAGTTCCACGAAGAGGCCGGCGTGTTCAAACTACTGATCATAGATTCGGTCATGGCGTTGTTTAGAGTGGACTTCTCGGGGCGTGGGGAACTGGCGGATAGACAACAGAAACTCGCACAAGTGCTATCACGCCTGCAAAAG aTATCCGAAGAGTATAATGTTgctgtttttataacaaatcagATGACGGCAGACCCTGGTGCCACATTATCATTCCAAGCTGATCCAAAGAAGCCCATAGGTGGTAATATCCTGGCCCACGCGTCAACCACAAGGATATATCTTAGAAAGGGAAGGGGCGAAAATAGAATCGCCAAAATATATGATTCCCCAGATTTACCTGAAAGCGAAGTTACCTTTGCCATCACTAATGGTGGTGTCGCTGACTCTAAag
- the LOC116772497 gene encoding meiotic recombination protein DMC1/LIM15 homolog isoform X2, translated as MLEQTLDDNISENDEEEIFFQDVDTLQKHGINVADIKKLKGAGICTIKGIQMTTKKKLCNIKGFSDAKVEKIKEACLKVVSLGFMTALEVSDKRKHVFKISTGSSEFDKLLAGGIESMSITEVFGEFRTGKTQLSHTLCVTTQIPNSSGYSGGKVMFLDTEHTFRPDRLRPIADRFNLEQNAVLDNVLYARAYTSEHQISEEYNVAVFITNQMTADPGATLSFQADPKKPIGGNILAHASTTRIYLRKGRGENRIAKIYDSPDLPESEVTFAITNGGVADSKD; from the exons ATGTTGGAACAAACACTAGATGATAATATTTCTGAAAATGACGAAGaagaaattttctttcaaGATGTGGATACTTTACAAAAGCATGGTATTAATGTAGcagatattaaaaagttaaaaggtGCTGGCATTTGTACTATAAAAGGAATCCAAATGACTACTAAAAAGAagctttgtaatataaaaggaTTTTCTGATGCGaaagtagaaaaaataaaggaaGCTTGTTTAAAAGTCGTCTCTTTAGGTTTTATGACCGCTCTAGAAGTCAGTGATAAACGGAagcatgtttttaaaataagtactgGTAGTAGCGAGTTTGA TAAACTTTTGGCTGGAGGTATAGAATCAATGTCTATAACGGAAGTATTCGGCGAATTCCGAACTGGCAAAACTCAATTATCTCATACTCTTTGCGTTACGACACAAATCCCCAATTCCTCTGGCTACAGTGGTGGCAAGGTCATGTTTCTAGACACTGAACACACTTT CCGTCCTGATAGGTTGAGACCCATTGCGGACAGATTTAATCTAGAACAAAACGCTGTACTGGACAACGTTTTATACGCGAGAGCTTATACATCGGAACACCAG aTATCCGAAGAGTATAATGTTgctgtttttataacaaatcagATGACGGCAGACCCTGGTGCCACATTATCATTCCAAGCTGATCCAAAGAAGCCCATAGGTGGTAATATCCTGGCCCACGCGTCAACCACAAGGATATATCTTAGAAAGGGAAGGGGCGAAAATAGAATCGCCAAAATATATGATTCCCCAGATTTACCTGAAAGCGAAGTTACCTTTGCCATCACTAATGGTGGTGTCGCTGACTCTAAag